TGGCAGCAAGTGGAACGGAGCGACCACACCACCGCTCCAAAGTGCAGCAGATATATCAATGGAGCAGTAGAGGGTTTTAACAAACTGGACTGTAAACACGGCATTCACGATACAATCCAGATCGCCCTTTAAAATATATTCATGAGAGTGTTCTGTAATAttcacccaggactggaagaTAAGCACTTTGCATCGGTCAcactgtgtttaaaatgtgtgtgtacaCCTTTAAATTACTGGCTTGAATTCATGCGCGTGTATTGATTGGGGGTTGACCTTTATGGAGAGGAagcgagaatgagagagaaacgtGAGTGAGACTGAACAGCTGTTACAGGTGCGCCACTGATCAGGAAGGTGGATAGGAAGGCAACACCCCACAGCAATTCAGAAATAGAAATCGTGTCTTTAATTTTCATATTTCAGACAatgtataaatacattaacatcttaacatgtttgttttatgataAGAACAATCGGTTATTGTTGCCAGAAACATCCCTTGATAAATCCGGTCGAGATCTGTGTTCCCCTTAATGATTCTAGAACCCAAACAGAACCATTTGATTCAAATTCGACGCGTCATATTTGGAATGCAGAAGGATCAAAGAAGGAAACCCCCGATGATTCTATTTAGAATTCTATATTCAAGTGCAGCAAGAATTTCCAGACGCGCGCTCTCGAGTCCACGGAGCAGGAGGATCGGGTGCGCGCATCGCTTGTCGAGTTCAAGACAGTACAGAGCACTATGTCGacaaaataaaattactttttttggaTCCCTGAAGCTCACACACATTAACAGTTAAACAGTTCTATACAAACATCACACCGTTTAAGTCAAATCAAAGTTGTCAAAGTTACAAGTTTAAACCACATAACCCTACAGCAGAACGTGTCTGGTTCAAATCAGTTAAGTCTTGCGGTTATTTTAATTCCTAGACCGGCCATAAAATGACCCACATCTGTCTTGATACAGAACTGGTCGTGAGATCCGGTCCCAGTTCCATTATATCTGAAAGACAGAGCATGCACTGCGCACGAAGGCAGGACTCCAGCTGTCTGGTACAACATGGCTAATAAAAAGTCGCATTAttgttttagattattattattattattacacgtaTCTGGTGATTACAGTATCTTTGGCACCCTCCGCCCTTCCTGCGCCTTTTTCAGAAACGAGGAGCCGTATTTCAGCCTCCGGATCCCGGACAGGTGTTTGTTAATCAGCTGCTGCAGTTTGCCTTTCCCGACCGGCTTGCTGGTGTTCTTGGCGCCGCTGGAAGCAGCAGTAACGCGAGTCCGGTTCTCCGCTACAGCGCTGAGGCAGGACTTGCGGGCGCCGAGAGCGGTCGCATCGCAAGATAAAGAGCGGCCAGTCTTGTTGCTCGCCGCGGTTCCCGGTTCGGTCAGATTACAGAGTTCGGCCAGCGGAGACGATCGGCTTCTGGGAAAGAGGGAGCCGGCATCAGGAGCTGCCGTGGAGCCGGAGAGGAGGCAGGGGTGGAGGGTGTGCGCACCGCTGCTGCTCCGTTTCCCCAGGAAGAGTGCCTGCCTTCGGATCTCCTGGTCGAAAAACAGCGACTCCTTGCTCCAGATGCAGGGGCTCTCGCTCAGGGTGAGGAAGCCGTACGGGGTGGTGATTTTAGCCAGGTGGGGCAGCGACATGGCGGCTTGAGTCACCGGGTCCGAAAGATCTAAGACTCGGTGATCAGCGGCGTGCTTGTGAAAGTCCTCCCCGGTTCGATGCTCCAGATCCCCGAGGTCAGTCTGGGGCAGCGGGACCGAAGCCAGGCTGTTGCGCCGCGGACTCGGGCTCCTGGAGCGGTCTGGTCCGTGCAGGTCGTATCCcgcagaggaggaggagagttTGCGGAGTGTTTTGGGACCCGGTACCCCGAGAGATGGTATTACAAACTGGGGGATGCGGTCCGGGGTCATCACCATGTCCTGCAGAGCCCGGGACCTCCGTGTGTCCGAGCCGGGCTGCTCTAAGCGCGGGGAGAGGTCCTTTCTGAAAGACAAAGCGGGCATTTTCAAAGTGCGGGCTGGTGAAGAATACTAACGTGTTTAAGAAGGAATTAAACTTCTGATAAGACTCAAAAGGCGGTGCTGTATCCTAAATTAGAAAAATCTTTCAAACGTGTtactaaaatgaaaataacatgtATAACTAATAACTAATTCAACATGTAGGttaaggtatatatatatttaaaaatgatcatCTAGCCATCATATACGTATACAAAATGCgctaaaactgaaaaaaaggtgCAATTTATCAAATAAGCCGCTCATCGCCGAGCCTCTCGCTTGCCAACAGAGCGCTTCACGGTTTTTATATAGCGTCCAAGTGACGTCACATAGCCAAACTCTGCCCGTGACCCGTTCATCTGCTTTCCTATTAATCACTGCAGTCTGCACCGGCAAACACGGCGGTGTCCCCCAGGTCTTAGCGCCCTGCACATCCTGTTTCTGTCCATGGTCCTGAATATCGACCGGCTCCGATCGCGTAATTCTGTAAGACTGAGTGTGGAGTCCTTCGATACCAATTTACAAGTCTGATAATGTCTAATGCATCTTGTATTTGACGAAGGCGATGTTATCTATTACCAGTGGAGTAcctcagggatcagtattaggtcctctgctcttcctaatctacattaatgatttagattctggtataattagcaaacttgttcaatttgcagacgacacaaaaataggaggagtggcaaacactgttgcagcagcaaaggtcattcaaaatgatctagacagcattcagaactgttcagacacatggcaaattacatttaatagagaaaagtgtaaggtattgcaggcaggcaatacaaatgtgcattataaatatcatatgggagatactgaaattgaagaaggaatctatgaaaaagacctaggagtttatgttgacccagaaatgtcttcatctaggcaatgttataaaaaaggccaacaagatgctcggatatattgtgagaagtgttgaatttaaatcaagggaagtaatgttaaaactttacaatgcattagtaagacctcatctagaatactgtgttcagttctggtcacctccttacaaaaaggatattgctgctctagaaagagtgcaaagaagagcgaccagaattatcccgggtttaaaaggcatgtcgtatgcagacaggctcaaagaattgaatctattcagtcttgaacaaagaagactacgcagtgatctgattcaaacattcataattctataactataactaataggagtcttatttccacctctgGGTTGTAGATCGGGGGAGAGTTTTTTGTTCTATTGCCACGTGGCTGTTTAGGTGGAAACACGCGGACGCACACACGGGTTTCCTGGTTTCCACGGCAACAGAGACGCGGGGAGCGGCTCGTAAGAGAAGCGATACCGAATACAGGGAAGCCTGGGAACAACCGCACGGAGGCGCTGTTGCGTTCTACATATTAAACACCATAGATATCAATACTGATacacttattattaataataataatgctactgCTACTACTGATACCCTCATAAAACGTTATCACTTTATTGATAATACCACGCTATGTTtgcatgtgctttaccatacctcgccacactttaccatgcttttactatggaacacTTTTAAGGGTACTAATACGATTGCTTCCACGTATTTATAGGTCACAGtacagctagaccattggagtgaaacTGACCTACACAGTACACTTAATACAGTAATAATTTCTTATTTAAATGGAACAGGAGCAAACACGCAGGGGAACTACTAGACCACGCATAAAGAAACGTTTAGCTTTAGTACGTAAAAGTGACATTATTCTAATATATAGCTCcgatgtttgttttcaaacactttcccttgacaactAAACATATTTATCTCAAATCCAATAGGAATCATCTGTTGTATGTTTAACATTTTGGTTTTTACATACCACTGacgaaaataaataatacttaaaaaaaaaacaaaaaaaaaaacgtccttgtTTCTGTTCAGGTGATTTGAAGTTTGTGTTCAGGTGATTTGAAGTTTCTGTTCAGGTGATTTGAAGTTTGTGTTCAGGTGATTTGAAGTTTGTGTTCGAGCTGTTCTCCCATTCTCTGGCTGTCCGCTGCCACCCAGCGGCTATTCGTGTAACTGCAGACGGAGAGAAGTTGCTGATTTATCAAACAGCGAGTTATGAAAGAGGAGACGGGTTTCTATATAGGGGtagcaagatatttagtgagcgaGGAGTCTGAATGGTGGCACTGCTAGCTAGAACAAGGGGCATTCTACATTCTACAAATCTTTAGTACATTTCTAAGAGGAGATGAATATCTaatcagcattgtaaagcacagagaggtgtggtaaagcatagggaagcattgtaaagcacagagaggtgtggtaaagcatagggaagcattgtaaagcacagagaggtgtggtaaagcatagggaagcattgtaaagcacagagaggtctggtaaagcatagggaagcattgtaaaacacagagaggtctggtaaagcatagggaaacattctaaagcacagagaggtctggtaaagcatagggaagcattgtaaagcacagagaggtctggtaaagcatagggaagcattgtaaagcacagagaggtctggtaaagcatagggaagcattgtaaagcacagagaggtctggtaaagcatagggaagcattgtaaagcacagagaggtctggtaaggcacagggaagcattgtaaagcacagagaggtctggtaaagcatagggaagcattgtaaagcacagagaggtctggtaaagcatagggaagcattgtaaagcacagagaggtctggtaaagcatagggaagcattgtaaagcacagagaggtctggtaaagcatagggaagcattgtaaagcacagagaggtctggtaaggcacagggaagcattgtaaagcacagagaggtctggtaaagcatagggaagcattgtaaagcacagagaggtctggtaaagcatagggaagcattgtaaaacacagagaggtctggtaaagcatagggaagcattgtatcaATATTATATAAGGAACAATATTTAGACTAGAGTCACATGATAACTTATTCCAGGTCTTACAGGAATGCTTTCTGTGATGACCCTTTTTGGTCTTTATAAAATAGCTgatcaatcatatatatatataagcagtatatgtatctaatgtttatatatataagctgcaataactattattatttttgcagatGGCTATTTGTTTCTGTTACAGATTTCAATTCAGgaaaatatttctgaaaaaagAAAGCGATCAATATTAATTGAGACAGACAAGAGATTTGTATCAAAACGGCCGACTTCTTTATTAACTTTGGTGTAGAATCAACACTCGTAACACTATaagaacaacaataataataataataataataataatattaataataataattaaaatgacatcGGGAACAATAACAACTTGATTCAGCATAAAACGAATGAAAAAGTCATTTCAAATTGGAATGGTGATCTACAATGATAAAAGAAACTTGTGCAACGCTTTTAAAaaatcatgttattattattattattattattattattattattattattattaccacccTTATAAacgcttcccatagtaaaagcacaggaaATTAATAAGTACAGTGCAATCATGGGCAAGCACAGGAAACACTGCAAACCataaactatgttaaatgcagGTATAACCACCGGGAGAGCATGGGGGGCACTGCAAAGCTTTTACAGGAGGTATTTATTGGGGTTTCATTTTCAAATAGTGGTGCTTTCGAGGCTGTAAACTGTTAAACACTGTGTTCTTTTCAACTGCATGACAGAGTCTGCATTCGTGAAACTGACTCTCTCAATGGTTATGGCTGCAAATAATTCCACAGACCTCACCGCTGCTGCAGCCTTCAGTTTGGCGCTCACATGTAAATACatctattttacttttaaaacacctGGCACTACACTGATCTAAAGAAAGTATGcagtttgcatgccttatttTCACTTCCTGGGTCGCCGCAGCCGTGTCTTCTGGGGCACTGGCTGAATGCGTGTCAGTCTAAACGGGAAGCAGCAGCTGGTTGGTCAATGCCGGGGAAGGGGCGGGGACAATATCGCTCTCCAGGCGAGGAGGAAGGGCAGATTTGGTTCTCCTCTTTCGACGCTGCACCTGCAGAGCGCATGGAGGCGCTCCAGGGTGAGAGCCAGGGAGTCTTTCATCACGGCCGTTAGTTCGCACCCTTAGTCATTTTTGGTTTGCAACTGATCCGTTTTGGTTACGAATAGCAGAAATAAATGAGCTCGTATGGACAGCAgtacatataggaggctgtgtggtccagtggttaaagaaaagggcttgtaaccaggaggtccccggttcaaatcccacctcagccactgactcattgtgtgaccctgagcaagtcacttaacctccttgtgctccgtctttcgggtgagatgtaattgtaagtgactctgcagctgatgcatagttcacacaccctaatctctgtaagtcgccttggataaatgcgtctgctaaataaacaaataataataatactagttaTGCCTCAACTGCTTTAAACACTTGACTCTTCTTAAGATATACAGCAGCCCCCTGCCAGCaccactgtacacacacactgtgataacGCCTGCGATGTCACAGTCAACACTGCAGTCTCTTCAACACTGAACAAACTTACTATCCAAATCATCCAATCTAATCTTCAAGCGAACAAGTTAATATCCATCAGACAAGTCAGGCTACAACTCCCATTATTTATTTGAGCATATATCTAGGTAGTGTTCcaaaaaaactgcttttttttcttgtgaaatGGACCGTTCCATTGTTGAGCAGCCTACAGCAGTGCTGCCGGCTGTGACATCACCAGGACAGGAACACTGGCTTCTCTTACATCTAGCTGCAGCTTTAACAGAAAGCGAAGGCTGGCCGTGCCTGCTCCGTGAATTCCTCATTGTGGATAGCTgttgtgactctctctctctctctggcggGCTGCTCCCCTGCAGCGCTGGGAGATCCGAGCCGATCTGTATTTGAATCTCACGTTCCCACGGGAGAATGGCGCCGTTCCAAACTTCCACTCTAGGTTTCCAACCCTGCTCTGATTCATTTAAACTGAACCAATGAAAACGTCCAGCCAGCCCCTGCAGGGCTTCATCATCTCACTGTACCCGTTAACCCTGCAGACAGCCCTCCACAAAACTACAGGCAGCACTCTGAATCAGATCCATGAGCACTGCGTTGACAAACCTCTTGAGGATCAAATCACAGTTCAACAAAACGTTGTGGGGTGCTTAGGAGAAAGCAGCTGGTGGCACCAGAGTTTTCAAGGTGAAAGAATTTTTGTTTCCAGGATGAGGAATTTCAAAAAGGCACAGACGGCCCAGCAGGAGTTGAACTTGGCTGAAAGCTGAAACGGCAGGTCCGACAGAGAGGAGGGTGGGACTGTCAATCAAGCAGCACTGGAAGCGACTGCACCCGCTGCTCTGGCACCCGGGTTCAAGGCAAGTTTTACAAGCTTTGGTTCTGCacttaaagaaagaaagacagacacacagaaagaTAGAACGAACACTAATATTCTAAACCTCTCCAAGGCTGTCCAAAGTCCATTCTGGTTGTTCGATGGCTGGGACGACAGTCAGTCTGTCCGAAAACCAGATGAACCAACCCCAAGCCCTCTACCCTCGCAGCTGCACACAGAGCACAGCAGGAGCGGAGCGAGGCGCTCATGTCCAGATACGATAAGGATCATGTAAAGAATGTCCTCTATTAGGATCATGTAAAGAATGGACCCGATGATTGGTGACACTGCTAACCCACAGAGAGAATCAGGGGCGGTGCTTTTTAAAAAGCCAGGTGCAGAGATAACGTCCTGCAAAATAAGTTTCCAACAAGAAcgtggtttgtttaaaaaaataatttaaagaaaagtgaGGCTCGTCTTTTTTTTGGTCCAGCGGGTGGTTTTTGGCTGAAGGGTTAAAGTTTCGGggtttggatttattttatttttggtacaAAGCCGAGGTCAGTTCTGCTGAAGAGCAGCAGTGAGGGGCTCAGCTCTGAAGAGCCACTGAAGGTCTGGTAGAGTTTAGTGAAGAGATTCAGTACCAGCAAGTAAAGAGATACTGAGTGTGTTCGTATTGTGTCAGGAGTatgacagcgtgtgtgtgtgtgcgtctgtctctcagtgtgtgactgtgtgtgtgtgtgtgtctctcagtgtgtgtgcgtgtgtcagcgactgactgtgcgtgtgtgtgtgcgtctgtctctcagtgtctgtgtgtgtgtttcagcgcacgcctgtgtgtgtgcgtgtctctcagtgtgtgtgtgtgtgtgtgtgtgtgtctgtctctcagtgtgtgtgtgtgtgtatgtctgtctctcagtgtgtgactgtgtgtgtgtgcgtctgtctctcagtgtacgactcgtgtgtgtgtgtgtgtgtgtgtgtgtgtgtgtggaattcTAACAGTAAGTTGAGTCTGCGTATTTCGATTTGGGTCCAGGCCTGGTCAGTTGGGTCTCTGATTGAGGTCCAGTTCAGTGTGCTGGTGCTGGTTCTTGTGTTCTGGGTTGGTTCTGTTCAGTTGGGCCCCGGGTCGGAGATGGGCATGGTGTGCAGAACCTCGTCCAGGAGCTGCAGGGCGCGGTGCAGGTGCACCTCGATCCAGCAGGGGGTGTGCTTGATGCTCTGCCGGGGGTAGTCGGGACCCCAGCCCTTCACAAAGCTGAGCCGCAGAATACACAGCCTGCGCAAGTCATCCACGCCAATACCAGCCGCAGCAGAGAGAcctggggaggaggagagaggagagggggagaggagagaggagaggatgagagaggagacaggagtgAGAGAAGAGGTGAGGAGGAagcggagaggaggagaggagagggggagaggagagaccaGCCTCCCCTTTgccccactcctcctcctcctccccctgctcCAGCCAGTTTCTGACCCCACACCCCTCACTTCCACTCCAGAAACATTTCACTAACTCCGAGGTGGCGTGAACGGCAATCATTGCTATCAACTCTAAAGTTTAGAGCGATACTGAGATCTCCGTTTATCGTGTTTAAAACCCAAGAGCTGCCTGCAGAACGAAACTCCACACCCTGCCCGACCCGCAGCTCCTTCCTGAGGATGGGAGGGGTGCTGCGTCTGTGGGTCGACTTTCAAAGGGGATATTTGGCTCCACTCGAACTACGAACTAGCCATAGCGGCTAAAACAGCTCcttttaaaggggggggggggggggggtactcacTGACGGCGGGGGCGATGCCCCCCACGCTGCCCGGTCCCGGGATGTTTCCTGCCACAGCGGCTGcctgcgctgctgctgctgcctgagCCGTCGCTGCCTGCTGCTGCATCTGCCTGTGGCACTGGCGCAGGTCAAACACCTGGGGGCAGCAGAGAGAGGGCCATTAACTGTATCTGAAACTTTTATTGGGGAAAAAAGGCCATACGAGCTGCATTTACCTCGTTTACAGCAAATGACAAGAACATAAAAACACAGAATACACATTTCAAACTCGACACATCAAACACACGCGCAGGGCTTCTTCAGATCATGAATCCCTGGAACAGATGACTCAAATAAACAGGAAGTTTGTTAAAACACCCCTTTAAAAAGAATCCGATTCCAGTGAAAGATCCTTCTATTGTCAAGTACAGCCTGGAATACAAGGTACAGTGATGATCTGAAGGATACTCTGAAGAACAAACCTACAGATCCTGGATCAGTCTTCTTCAGCGACTCCTTATGAGCTGTCATGTAAATCACATTGTTATAATCCAGAATAGGAAACAGCTAATTAAAACCTTGATGTAGAATCTTAAGCAGTGACGCTCGCCATACAACAATCACTGTTTTTCAGATTGAAGAGCTGTATCAATATTGACACCTAAGTATTTAAAAGTCTCTCTCCAAAGGTGTATGATCACAAGGAACAACAATAAACGCAGAATTAAtgctttgtatcattttctctgaaccaaataacatgatatatatatatatatatatatccccccccccccccccccccctccaattaAAATCAAACCATTTTATCAAACCAATCTTTTTCCAAAAAGTCATTCTGTAGCGTCTTAGTTAAATCATGGCCATTATCAGAGCTGTAATAAATCAGTGTCATTCACACACATCTGTACAGGGCTCCAGACAGTAGATATTTCattaatgaaaacagaaaataagagatCCAAGAATTGAGCCCTGAGGGACACCTGAGGATACAGGCCTAAAATCAGATTATCAGACAACAGCTTGGGAACGTTCTGATAAATACGATTTTAACCACAACAGTGACTCCAAGATTCAGTTAAGTATTTTCTGATTAACTAAATCAAAGGCCTCAGAGAAGTCAACACAGATCGCTCcagttattttctttctctacGGTATATCACTTGTTAATTTCAGCAATGCTGTCGCTGTCGAATGAGCTTTTCGAAAACCAGATTGATAATCAGTTAATAAATGATTGGTTGTTAAACTGTTGAATCCGGGCAATTCTTTCAATGATCTCACTGAGAAACACGCTGCGTGTGGCGCTGTGCAGCACCAGTAAGGGCCCTGGTGAAACGCAGCACAGCTGATAAAAACACTGGGACAGAGTCGCCACGCTGTCACTCCACTAGTGACAGCAGTGTGAGTGTTAGTGGTCCCTGGTTCTCTCGCTGTGTCAAGCTgtgtgtctcctaccctctgctCCCAGTCAATATAAGAGAGCCTCTGGGTTTCAACGCCAGGCTGTAAACACTCCTGGCTGCACTCGGAAGGTGTGTGTGGCCCCTGTGAGGGTGTGTGGCCCCTCTGCAGCCCCTGTGAGGGTGTGTGGCCTCTCTGtggtcccccccaccccctcaccttGATGTAGGCCCCCGGGTAGATCTTGTGCACAGCGTCGCCAGGGGCCCGGCCGGCCTCGCGGTCCAGGTAGTAGCTCTGGACGAAGACGGCGTGATCACTGAGACAACGCATCCAAACATCCCCCTCGCCACGGCACTCCAGCTGAACACCCTTACCAATGTGCAGCCTGcgagaagaggggagaggagaggggaggggggaggagaggggagaggggggaggagcgagaggagaggagaggggaggggggaggagaagggagaggggaagggagaggagaggagaggagaggggaggggagggggaggagagaggagaggagaggagaggggagaggggggaggagcaagaggagaggagcgagaggagaggggagaggagaggggagggggaggagaggggagaggggaagggagaggagagggaggggggaggagaggggagggggggaggagaggggggagcgagaggagaggggagaggagaggagcggggggagagagagcagagaggagtgagacagagcagagaggagggataCTGAGCACACAGGGACAGACTCAGACTCATTCCTGCTATGTGTTATCGCTTTGGGAAAACCTGCATAACCTTGCCAGTCCGACAAAGCttatttgaaaatgaaattgACACAGGGACAGACAGGGACACAGTCTGGcaggacagacagggagacagacctGGCTCTCTCACTGGCATCGGTGCGGTGCACGTTGGACAGCTGTCCCAGGCAGAACCTGTCCCCTCCAGAG
This DNA window, taken from Acipenser ruthenus chromosome 35, fAciRut3.2 maternal haplotype, whole genome shotgun sequence, encodes the following:
- the LOC131705109 gene encoding mothers against decapentaplegic homolog 4-like; this translates as MDVQVGEMFKVPASCPVVTVDGYVDPSGGDRFCLGQLSNVHRTDASERARLHIGKGVQLECRGEGDVWMRCLSDHAVFVQSYYLDREAGRAPGDAVHKIYPGAYIKVFDLRQCHRQMQQQAATAQAAAAAQAAAVAGNIPGPGSVGGIAPAVSLSAAAGIGVDDLRRLCILRLSFVKGWGPDYPRQSIKHTPCWIEVHLHRALQLLDEVLHTMPISDPGPN
- the LOC117395117 gene encoding C2 calcium-dependent domain-containing protein 4B-like, coding for MPALSFRKDLSPRLEQPGSDTRRSRALQDMVMTPDRIPQFVIPSLGVPGPKTLRKLSSSSAGYDLHGPDRSRSPSPRRNSLASVPLPQTDLGDLEHRTGEDFHKHAADHRVLDLSDPVTQAAMSLPHLAKITTPYGFLTLSESPCIWSKESLFFDQEIRRQALFLGKRSSSGAHTLHPCLLSGSTAAPDAGSLFPRSRSSPLAELCNLTEPGTAASNKTGRSLSCDATALGARKSCLSAVAENRTRVTAASSGAKNTSKPVGKGKLQQLINKHLSGIRRLKYGSSFLKKAQEGRRVPKIL